One genomic region from Yarrowia lipolytica chromosome 1C, complete sequence encodes:
- a CDS encoding uncharacterized protein (Compare to YALI0C11671g, similar to uniprot|Q9UVL1 Candida albicans Nonhistone protein 6), which translates to MPKDASAPRRTRKTTGKKKKDPNAPKRALSAYMFFANDNRDAIRADNPGIAFGQVGKALGEKWKTLTDAEKVPYEEKATADKKRYEDEKAAYKANAAEFDEEE; encoded by the exons ATGCCCAAGGACGCCTCCGCCCCCCGACGAACCCGAAAGACCAccggaaagaagaagaagg ACCCCAACGCCCCCAAGCGTGCCCTGTCCGCTTACATGTTCTTCGCCAACGATAACCGTGACGCCATCCGAGCCGACAACCCCGGTATCGCCTTTGGCCAGGTTGGTAAGGCTCTCGGTGAGAAGTGGAAGACTCTCACTGATGCTGAGAAGGTCCCTtacgaggagaaggctaCTGCCGATAAGAAGCGATACGAGGACGAAAAGGCTGCCTACAAGGCCAACGCCGCCGAgttcgacgaggaggagtaa
- a CDS encoding uncharacterized protein (Compare to YALI0C11627g, some similarities with uniprot|CAD60585 Podospora anserina Pa5G0033), whose product MLFCQLHLSISFFFFSTKMLSLAWTTLTETNSLCISSEHVPNLTSLIRVLLRPRYSHRHGNYIMNPPSNPTPPQDNKKAEISGPTDDEITMFPARDSHQRSQAVKSSDRLPPPTSNRPIPTPQPNISRTPAPGRFPATSSLRVPPPGTGTVGVGGLTQPSGASKAREKVVLQPGYSPLDWAKLRNSGKNLRGVDTMGPVRVTKDMLKEHRSKEDAWMVLNGKVYNITPYLNFHPGGVPKLMVCAGRDGTSLFMKTHAWVNYENILDRCFVGFYVG is encoded by the coding sequence ATGCTCTTTTGCCAACTACATCTGTCcatctcttttttttttttttcaacgAAAATGCTCAGCCTTGCTTGGACAACTCTAACTGAAACTAACTCATTGTGCATCTCTAGCGAACATGTGCCCAATCTCACATCACTCATACGCGTCCTCTTAAGACCTAGATACAGCCATAGACACGGTAATTACATCATGAACCCGCCCTCGAATCCGACGCCGCCGCAAGATAACAAAAAAGCTGAAATCTCAGGCCCCACAGATGACGAAATTACCATGTTTCCAGCGCGTGATTCGCACCAGCGCTCACAGGCGGTGAAAAGCTCAGACAGACTGCCTCCGCCAACGTCGAACCGGCCTATACCGACTCCACAGCCCAACATTTCACGTACACCGGCCCCTGGGCGTTTTCCGGCGACTTCGTCCCTCAGAGTACCTCCTCCTGGTACAGGCACGGTTGGAGTAGGTGGACTCACGCAGCCCAGTGGAGCCTCCAAGGCACGTGAAAAGGTGGTTCTACAGCCTGGTTACTCACCTCTAGATTGGGCCAAGCTGCGGAACTCGGGAAAGAACCTCAGAGGAGTCGATACCATGGGACCAGTACGTGTGACCAAGGATATGCTAAAGGAACACCGCAGCAAGGAGGATGCATGGATGGTACTGAATGGCAAAGTGTACAATATCACGCCTTATCTGAACTTTCATCCTGGAGGAGTGCCAAAGTTGATGGTTTGTGCGGGCAGAGACGGTACGAGCTTGTTCATGAAGACTCACGCGTGGGTCAACTATGAGAATATCTTGGACAGATGTTTTGTGGGGTTCTATGTGGGCTAG
- a CDS encoding uncharacterized protein (Compare to YALI0C11583g, similar to uniprot|P38822 Saccharomyces cerevisiae YHR114W BZZ1 protein), which translates to MADVQVSMGTELLDGWEKVDNWSQHGIAFLSDVQSFYRERASIEKEYSQKLSSLSSKYFEKKARVSSVLSVGEHPEVTPGSLESASLVTWGEILTQTETLAKEKNRLASELNLQIADQVHALSLKSENVRKNLQTFSEKLIEDRDGYYSLLKKTKNGYYDACQAVENQRMKGQKGGALGGLIGQSKEKLERKLESKNADMNDAKNMYLVKINVANRLKDKYYHQDVPELLDRYQELNELRVKLLNGLLSKAASLEIACNNRCTEHMNATIEMVAQNHPVLDSAMFTKHNIAPNGWEEPIDFIYEPCPIWHDDENMVLDDVALRYLHTVLGDSQRLSHQFEDTIASKEAGFQDLEKRKATKLAEADSDSASNNHFELLSQSINALRSLTVDDTKRTIAEVETETIKHNTGEKDLDSYQPVVIKKRHNFLFGKKKIDRNIPEPTPVKRSNTTTSGFGGTGKLILDTLTYREGDPIPWNKESSALVLYRYEPQGSDEVFISENEHVTVLETDDGSGWIRVRKSDGTDGLVPASYVDMNPPKSATTPSSGGGGGSLKSAFSIKRKGPPVAPKQGAKKVDYVTALYDYNAQDDTELSIKAGDQIVVVEPDRDGWTEGELNGQRGAFPTSYVE; encoded by the exons atggCGGACGTTCAAGTTAGCATGGGCACCGAGCTGCTCGATGGCTGGGAGAAGGTGGACAATTGG tctCAACACGGAATCGCCTTCCTCTCGGATGTTCAGTCCTTCTACCGAGAACGAGCCTCCATTGAAAAAGAGTACTCCCAGAAGCTCTCTTCGCTCAGTTCTAAGTACTTTGAGAAGAAAGCTCGAGTGTCTTCCGTTCTATCAGTCGGAGAACATCCTGAAGTCACTCCTGGGTCTCTTGAATCCGCATCTCTTGTCACTTGGGGAGAAATTTTGACCCAGACCGAAACAttggccaaggagaagaaccGTCTGGCGTCCGAGCTCAACCTCCAAATCGCCGACCAGGTCCATGCCCTGTCCCTGAAAAGTGAAAACGTCCGAAAGAACCTGCAAACGTTCTCTGAGAAGCTGATTGAGGACCGAGATGGATACTACtcgctgctcaagaagaccaaaaACGGCTACTACGACGCCTGCCAGGCTGTCGAGAACCAGCGGATGAAGGGCCAAAAGGGAGGAGCGCTGGGCGGTCTCATTGGTCAATCTaaggagaagttggaaCGGAAGCTTGAGTCGAAGAACGCCGACATGAACGACGCCAAAAATATGTATCTTGTAAAGATCAACGTCGCCAACCgtctcaaggacaagtacTATCACCAGGATGTTCCTGAACTGCTGGATAGATACCAGGAACTCAACGAACTACGAgtcaagctgctcaacggACTCTTGAGCAAGGCTGCTTCTCTCGAAATTGCATGCAACAATCGATGCACCGAGCATATGAACGCTACCATTGAAATGGTTGCACAAAACCATCCCGTTCTTGACTCTGCCATGTTCACCAAGCACAATATTGCCCCTAACGGATGGGAGGAACCCATCGACTTCATTTACGAGCCGTGCCCTATTTGGCACGACGATGAGAACATGGTTCTCGATGATGTGGCTCTCAGATACCtgcatactgtactggGCGACTCGCAGCGACTCAGCCACCAGTTCGAAGACACTATTGcgtccaaggaggccggCTTCCAGGACTtggagaagcgaaaggcAACGAAGCTGGCCGAGGCAGACTCTGATTCAGCTTCCAACAACCACTTTGAGCTGCTTAGTCAGTCTATCAACGCTCTGAGAAGTCTCACGGTGGACGACACCAAGCGTACCATTGCAGAAGTCGAAACTGAGACCATCAAACACAACACTGGTGAGAAGGATCTCGACTCATACCAACCCGTTGTGATCAAGAAACGACACAACTTCTTGTTTGGCAAAAAGAAGATTGATCGAAACATTCCGGAACCGACACCGGTGAAACGAagcaacaccaccacctcagGATTTGGCGGCACGGGAAAGTTGATTCTGGACACTCTAACATacagagaaggagaccCCATTCCATGGAACAAGGAGAGTTCTGCATTGGTGTTGTATAGATATGAACCTCAGGGAAGCGACGAGGTGTTCATTTCCGAAAACGAGCATGTGACTGTTCTTGAGACCGATGATGGCTCTGGATGGATTCGAGTGCGGAAGAGCGATGGCACTGACGGACTTGTGCCTGCTTCATATGTCGACATGAACCCTCCCAAGAGTGCCACCACACCATcctctggaggtggaggtggaagcTTGAAGTCTGCGTTCTCAATCAAACGAAAGGGTCCTCCTGTCGCGCCCAAACAGGGTGCCAAAAAGGTCGATTACGTCACCGCACTGTATGATTACAATGCCCAGGACGATACCGAGCTGTCGATCAAGGCCGGTGACCagattgtggtggtggagccCGATAGAGATGGATGGACGGAGGGAGAGTTGAACGGACAAAGAGGTGCTTTCCCCACAAGTTACGTGGAGTAG
- a CDS encoding uncharacterized protein (Compare to YALI0C11649g, weakly similar to uniprot|Q02863 Saccharomyces cerevisiae YPL072W Ubiquitin carboxyl-terminal hydrolase 16, similar to Saccharomyces cerevisiae UBP16 (YPL072W); ancestral locus Anc_8.540), whose product MPPGLTTSHLQDWLSSVSNSFLASYSQLDEDLAAVSSSVATVAQPHWWSVLYAQVVAFLHKHLLPQHRPSISTLITTTATTSLCIYIFAPSLLPDRMFSVFSSRSKRPGRYTVGLVNLANDCFANSNLQALASLRSLLLYIDEAMLVGIPQENLLNNSRKNNYPVDAKGKQYLRLTRALGSMIMELNEPVKNPKTVSPWKFLVILEQIYNSRISRNQHDAHELLHLILECLSNEYEAAVKDGILRPGQHSSDRESVASSSIPEADIGTDFLPPAAPTPQSAVTDPEMLASFPFEGSTIDRIACSRCGYLPPVQSTNFLVLSLMVPQKRHASLTDLIDRMTAPEYIKDYGCVSCRLKAVSSNPSAFIGTGINGSKAKYTPELVEQLSSYSAKIDQLPEELEEALPKNITSPISKSTRFSKLPLILSLHLSRSIYSGDNASRNSCKVSCPEFIDLYESNPNVRSREDSPGEEGDALASGLKSLKAKKRVKYRLVAMIRHNGTHYTGHYECYRRKNLTWWKGCIQRYSKRAGGDKNGMEKEGGVAVPRSGSEPPEISVDTTIPSPSLSASQPSPVSKAAASTSSTSYVTHSNSSSYSDLKGLDTGTTENTSPDEADEGEESQLVESLYSTLVLNNGNSTGGPNVGKYEWWRISDDSIWECHTKDVLKEESGAYLLFYEQCIES is encoded by the coding sequence ATGCCCCCAGGGCTGACGACTTCTCATCTTCAGGACTGGCTTTCGTCTGTGTCAAACTCCTTTCTCGCCAGTTACTCGCAGCTCGACGAGGACCTTGCAGCCGTTTCTTCGTCTGTCGCCACCGTGGCCCAACCTCACTGGTGGTCCGTTCTGTACGCTCAGGTAGTGGCATTTCTACACAAACACCTTCTCCCGCAACATAGACCGTCCATATCGACTCttatcaccaccaccgccaccacctcgCTCTGCATCTACATTTTTGCGCCCTCCCTGCTCCCCGATCGCATGTTTTCTGTCTTTAGCTCGCGTTCGAAACGCCCAGGACGATACACAGTTGGTCTGGTGAACCTGGCCAATGATTGCTTTGCAAACTCGAATTTGCAGGCTCTGGCCTCGCTACgatcgctgctgctgtatATTGACGAGGCCATGTTAGTGGGAATCCCCCAAGAGAACCTGCTGAACAACTCGCGCAAAAACAATTATCCGGTCGATGCCAAGGGCAAGCAGTACTTGAGACTGACACGAGCACTGGGGTCCATGATCATGGAGCTTAACGAGCCCGTCAAGAACCCCAAGACTGTGTCCCCGTGGAAGTTTCTTGTTATTCTCGAACAAATCTACAACTCGCGGATCAGTCGCAACCAGCATGATGCTCACGAACTCTTGCATCTCATTCTCGAATGTCTCTCAAACGAGTACGAAGCTGCCGTGAAGGATGGTATTCTGCGACCGGGACAGCACAGCAGTGACAGAGAAAGCGtcgccagcagctcgatCCCCGAGGCAGACATTGGGACCGACTTTTTGCCTCCTGCAGCACCGACACCCCAGTCGGCAGTCACAGACCCGGAAATGCTTGCATCATTCCCATTTGAAGGATCCACCATCGACAGAATTGCCTGTTCGCGTTGTGGATACCTCCCGCCTGTACAGTCGACCAATTTTCTCGTCTTGTCTCTCATGGTTCCCCAAAAGCGACATGCCAGTCTCACAGACCTCATTGATCGCATGACCGCTCCAGAATACATCAAAGACTACGGATGTGTGTCGTGCAGACTCAAGGCGGTTTCTTCCAACCCTTCTGCATTTATTGGAACCGGGATCAATGGCTCAAAGGCCAAGTACACTCCCGAGCTGGTGGAACAGCTGAGTTCCTACTCAGCCAAGATTGATCAGCTGCCCGAGGAGCTTGAGGAGGCTCTTCCAAAGAACATCACCTCGCCTATCTCCAAATCCACACGGTTCTCAAAGCTGCCGCTCATTTTGTCTCTGCATCTGTCTCGATCCATCTACTCTGGTGACAACGCGTCTCGAAACAGTTGCAAGGTGAGCTGTCCTGAGTTCATTGACTTGTATGAGAGCAATCCCAACGTGCGGTCGCGCGAGGACTCtcctggagaagaaggcgaTGCTCTTGCCTCGGGTCTCAAATcgctcaaggccaagaaacGCGTCAAGTACCGCCTGGTGGCCATGATTCGACACAACGGTACGCACTACACGGGACATTACGAGTGCTATCGACGCAAGAACCTCACGTGGTGGAAGGGATGCATTCAGCGATACTCCAAGCGAGCTGGAGGTGATAAGAATGGTATGGAGAAGGAAGGTGGAGTGGCGGTTCCGAGAAGTGGATCTGAACCTCCAGAAATCTCTGTGGACACCACCATTCcctctccatctctgtcTGCGTCTCAGCCGTCGCCTGTGTCAAAGGCCGCCGCTTCCACGTCATCTACCAGTTATGTCACTCATTCCAACAGTTCTAGTTATAGCGACCTCAAGGGTCTCGATACCGGCACCACTGAGAACACCTCACCCGACGAAGCCGACGAGGGTGAGGAATcgcagctggtggagtcGTTGTACTCGACCCTGGTCTTGAATAATGGGAACTCTACTGGTGGACCAAATGTGGGCAAGTACGAATGGTGGAGAATCAGTGATGATAGTATCTGGGAATGCCATACTAAGGACGTGTTGAAGGAGGAAAGTGGTGCTTATCTGTTGTTTTATGAACAGTGCATTGAGTCCTAA
- a CDS encoding uncharacterized protein (Compare to YALI0C11693g, similar to Saccharomyces cerevisiae HES1 (YOR237W) and KES1 (YPL145C); ancestral locus Anc_8.658, similar to uniprot|P35844 Saccharomyces cerevisiae YPL145C KES1 protein (Oxysterol-binding protein homolog 4)), translated as MFVCTTATSSLSPHHDTHEMSSNKASKSQLSAFTSFMTGLASSGGDIASVTAPPFILAPISLVEYTQYWAQSQQLFLDAADDGISGEERILRVLRWFISTLRGQYCSRNESMGTEKKPLNPFLGELFTGKWSVGEGEDFSVLAAEQVSHHPPISAFGIFNDNKGVTAEGYFGFKTSISATTIGVKQFGHTLLHLKNQDVSYLVTLPALHIEGIIYASPYVELEGHSFIQSSDGYKIDLSYSGKGYFSGKKNTFKAKVMKDGAVINTVKGQWSGKSSLYKGDGKEKGDQGVPFFDSMATDQQKLTVKPIEAQDPLETQRAWAPVREAIKEGDYDKIHTEKSKIEQAQRDLRAEEKEKGESWQRKWFTEAISSKEDPTTDAVYRGLLEQLGEEGLFVRDSNWRFSRDGYNSGNVHA; from the coding sequence ATGTTTGTTTGTACAACAGCCACTTCATCACTCTCACCCCACCACGACACACACGAAATGAGTTCCAACAAGGCCAGCAAGTCACAATTGAGCGCGTTCACCTCGTTCATGACGGGACTGGCGTCCTCCGGAGGTGACATTGCCTCTGTCACCGCCCCTCCCTTCATTCTGGCTCCCATTTCTTTGGTTGAGTACACCCAGTACTGGGCACAAAGCCAGCAGCTGTTCCTGGACGCTGCTGATGACGGAATCAGCGGCGAGGAGCGAATTCTGCGAGTGCTGAGATGGTTCATTTCCACGCTGCGAGGCCAGTACTGCTCCCGAAACGAGAGCATGGGAaccgagaagaagcctcTCAACCCCTTCCTCGGTGAGCTATTTACAGGCAAGTGGAGCGTCGGCGAGGGCGAGGACTTCTCCGTTCTTGCTGCCGAGCAGGTGTCTCACCATCCCCCCATCTCTGCCTTTGGTATTTtcaacgacaacaaggGAGTGACCGCTGAGGGTTACTTTGGATTCAAGACCTCGATTTCCGCCACCACTATCGGTGTCAAGCAGTTTGGCCACACTCTGCTGCATCTTAAGAACCAGGACGTTTCGTACCTGGTAACCCTCCCTGCTCTGCACATTGAGGGTATCATCTACGCGTCCCCTTACGTCGAACTGGAGGGCCACTCGTTTATTCAGTCCTCCGACGGATACAAGATTGATCTCAGCTACTCCGGAAAGGGTTACTTCTccggcaagaagaacactttcaaggccaaggtgaTGAAGGATGGTGCTGTTATCAACACCGTCAAGGGCCAGTGGAGCGGTAAGTCTTCGCTGTACAAGGGCGACGGCAAGGAGAAGGGAGACCAGGGTGTCCCCTTCTTTGACTCCATGGCCACTGACCAGCAGAAGCTCACTGTCAAGCCTATCGAGGCTCAGGATCCTCTTGAGACGCAGAGGGCATGGGCTCCCGTTCGAGAGGCTATCAAGGAGGGTGACTACGATAAGATCCACACGGAAAAGAGCAAGATTGAGCAGGCACAAAGAGATCTGCGtgccgaggagaaggagaagggcgAGTCTTGGCAGCGAAAGTGGTTCACCGAGGCCATCTcttccaaggaggaccCTACCACCGATGCTGTTTACCGgggtctccttgagcagctcggcGAGGagggtctgtttgtgcGAGATTCCAACTGGCGATTTTCTCGAGACGGTTACAACTCTGGCAACGTCCATGCCTAA
- a CDS encoding uncharacterized protein (Truncated form of YALI0C11605g, similar to Saccharomyces cerevisiae NTF2 (YER009W); ancestral locus Anc_7.155, uniprot|Q9P8H0 Yarrowia lipolytica Rph1), with amino-acid sequence MLTFTGTQHQGAQAIVEKLVGLPFGQVRHKISDIDAQPASAQGGDVIVLVTGELCVDGDNPLPYAQVFHLIPDGSSYYVFNDIFRLNA; translated from the coding sequence ATGCTCACCTTCACCGGTACTCAGCACCAGGGTGCCCAGGCTATCGTTGAGAAACTTGTTGGCCTTCCCTTTGGCCAGGTCCGACACAAGATTTCTGATATTGACGCCCAGCCCGCTTCTGCTCAGGGAGGTGATGTCATTGTGCTTGTCACCGGAGAGCTGTGCGTTGATGGCGACAACCCGCTCCCTTACGCCCAGGTTTTCCACCTGATCCCTGATGGATCTTCGTACTATGTCTTCAACGACATTTTCCGACTCAACGCTTAG